A part of Gemmatimonas groenlandica genomic DNA contains:
- a CDS encoding prohibitin family protein has product MATSIDSTLDELRSSMRNPLTGMPGGGGGRGAGIFIKLAGAFVALLVLLFLVRPSVTYIEPGHVGIVIHRGGGGVDPTPLGPGFHMRNPLMTQIQEYPTYMQTLVLTKASTEGSEQNDEINVNSVEGQPLSLDVSMSFELRADKVPALYQTFRTDVETISHGYIRQAIRQALQEVVGNEEIAAILGPKKAEVVTRSQANLQKRLDPYGIDVRQFTLNEFRAPKAVMDAISLKNVMQQQALTAQNELQKNTFQAQGDSIKAVGRAKAIMAEAEAQSRANDLLSKSITSTLVQYEMAKRWNGQMPQVTGGAMPMLQLPGAKSPE; this is encoded by the coding sequence ATGGCCACATCGATTGATTCGACGCTCGACGAACTTCGCAGCTCCATGCGCAACCCGCTGACGGGCATGCCGGGCGGTGGCGGTGGTCGTGGCGCCGGCATTTTCATAAAGCTCGCTGGCGCGTTCGTCGCGCTGCTCGTGCTGCTCTTTCTGGTGCGACCGTCGGTGACGTACATCGAGCCGGGCCACGTGGGTATCGTGATCCATCGCGGCGGCGGCGGCGTGGATCCCACGCCGCTGGGTCCCGGCTTTCATATGCGGAACCCGCTCATGACGCAGATCCAGGAATATCCGACGTACATGCAGACGCTGGTGCTCACGAAAGCGAGCACGGAAGGCTCGGAGCAGAACGACGAAATCAACGTGAATTCGGTGGAAGGTCAGCCGCTGTCGCTCGATGTGTCGATGAGCTTTGAACTGCGCGCCGACAAGGTGCCGGCGCTGTATCAAACCTTCCGCACCGATGTGGAGACGATTTCACACGGCTATATTCGGCAGGCAATTCGCCAGGCACTGCAGGAAGTGGTCGGCAACGAGGAGATCGCCGCCATTCTCGGTCCGAAGAAGGCGGAAGTGGTGACGCGCTCGCAGGCCAATCTGCAGAAGCGGCTCGACCCCTATGGCATCGACGTTCGTCAGTTCACGCTCAACGAGTTCCGCGCGCCGAAAGCCGTCATGGACGCCATCTCGCTCAAGAACGTCATGCAGCAACAGGCGCTCACGGCGCAGAACGAGCTGCAGAAGAACACGTTCCAGGCGCAGGGTGACAGCATCAAGGCCGTCGGTCGTGCCAAGGCGATCATGGCGGAAGCCGAAGCGCAGTCCCGCGCGAACGACTTGTTGTCGAAGAGCATCACGAGCACGCTGGTGCAGTACGAAATGGCCAAGCGTTGGAACGGGCAGATGCCGCAGGTGACCGGTGGGGCGATGCCGATGCTGCAGCTCCCCGGCGCGAAGAGCCCGGAGTAA
- a CDS encoding dihydrodipicolinate synthase family protein, which yields MVDTERGAVDTVDVFDIRRHLNTGQVIPAHPLALLPTRAMDERHQRALTRYYVAAGAGGMAVGVHTTGFAIHDAKIGLYRPALELAVETANEALARDPRPFVRVAGLIGDTAQAVREAQIAQALGYHCGLLSLGAWRNATDVAIIAHCKRVAEVMPLFGFYLQPAVGGRRLSYAFWREFAEIQNVVAIKVAPFDRYATMDVVRALADAGRDDIALYTGNDDAIIPDLVTDVPVTSGGRAYTRHFVGGLLGQWAVWTSRAVEMLREIQAWRASGVETMPREWLSRGAALTMANAVIFDAAHDYQGCLPGILEILRLQGLVRGTWTFDTYEQLSPGQSEALARLSEQFPDLADDDFVAERLDEFLR from the coding sequence ATGGTCGATACTGAGCGCGGCGCAGTCGACACGGTCGACGTCTTCGACATCCGCCGCCATTTGAACACTGGCCAGGTGATTCCCGCGCACCCTCTGGCGTTGCTGCCCACACGCGCCATGGACGAACGGCACCAACGTGCACTCACGCGCTACTACGTGGCGGCGGGAGCGGGCGGGATGGCGGTCGGTGTGCACACCACGGGATTCGCCATTCACGACGCCAAGATCGGCCTGTACCGACCGGCGCTGGAGCTCGCCGTCGAAACGGCCAATGAGGCACTGGCGCGCGACCCACGTCCGTTCGTGCGCGTGGCGGGACTCATCGGTGACACGGCGCAGGCCGTGCGCGAAGCGCAGATCGCGCAAGCGCTCGGCTATCACTGCGGCCTGCTGTCCTTGGGCGCATGGCGCAACGCCACCGATGTGGCGATCATCGCGCATTGCAAGCGGGTAGCCGAGGTGATGCCGTTGTTCGGCTTCTACCTCCAACCGGCAGTGGGCGGACGGCGATTGTCGTACGCGTTCTGGCGTGAGTTCGCGGAGATCCAGAACGTGGTGGCAATCAAGGTCGCGCCCTTCGACCGGTATGCCACGATGGACGTGGTGCGCGCGCTTGCCGATGCGGGTCGTGATGATATCGCGCTGTATACCGGCAACGATGATGCAATCATCCCCGACCTCGTGACCGACGTGCCGGTCACGAGCGGCGGCCGCGCGTACACGCGCCACTTCGTGGGCGGATTGCTCGGGCAGTGGGCGGTATGGACGTCACGCGCGGTCGAGATGCTGCGCGAAATTCAGGCATGGCGTGCTTCGGGTGTCGAGACGATGCCGCGTGAGTGGCTCAGCCGCGGTGCCGCGCTCACGATGGCCAACGCAGTGATCTTCGACGCGGCGCACGACTACCAGGGTTGCCTGCCGGGCATTCTCGAGATTCTGCGCCTACAGGGCCTCGTGCGCGGCACCTGGACCTTCGACACGTACGAGCAGCTTTCACCGGGGCAGAGTGAAGCCTTGGCACGATTGTCGGAGCAGTTTCCCGATTTGGCCGACGACGATTTCGTGGCGGAGCGGCTGGACGAGTTTCTGCGTTGA
- a CDS encoding helix-turn-helix transcriptional regulator — MIASTLVMSERSLQRRLADEQTSFQRVLDDTRQALTLQYLEDPSLPIGEVAFLTGFRDGSAFHRAVRRWTGRTPGQIRAERDGA, encoded by the coding sequence ATGATCGCGTCCACGCTGGTCATGAGCGAGCGATCGCTGCAGCGACGGCTTGCGGATGAGCAGACTTCATTTCAGCGTGTGCTCGACGACACGAGACAGGCGCTGACGCTGCAGTATCTCGAGGACCCGTCGCTGCCAATTGGTGAAGTCGCGTTTCTGACCGGCTTTCGCGACGGTAGCGCATTCCACCGTGCCGTGCGCCGATGGACTGGTCGCACTCCCGGTCAGATTCGCGCGGAACGGGACGGCGCCTAA
- a CDS encoding lysophospholipid acyltransferase family protein codes for MRLVRTLQNWWAWTETVLVVILGTPIVALIFAFTAPFDPGRYAAGRAFRLVGVAALRLNSLWRFRTRGSLADARRPYVVVANHESYADVFLISCFPWEMKWLSKDTMFKIPCMGWMMQMAGDIKLVRGNRDSAADAILQCRDRLAKKVSVMIFPEGTRSRTWEMLPFKDGAFRLAIESGAPILPIAVSGTRHAMAKGTFRFLPARAIAQLLDPISTTGMTLADIGTLKQLTRDRIEAGRRVLAAELGVRVGDDSTASTTA; via the coding sequence ATGCGGTTGGTGCGAACGCTGCAGAACTGGTGGGCCTGGACGGAAACCGTGCTCGTCGTGATTCTCGGGACGCCCATCGTTGCCCTGATCTTTGCATTCACGGCGCCTTTCGATCCCGGTCGCTATGCCGCCGGTCGCGCCTTTCGCCTGGTGGGCGTCGCGGCGCTGCGCCTCAACAGCCTTTGGCGCTTTCGCACGCGAGGGTCGCTCGCCGATGCCCGTCGACCGTACGTGGTCGTCGCCAACCACGAGTCGTATGCCGACGTGTTCCTGATCAGCTGCTTCCCGTGGGAGATGAAGTGGCTGAGCAAGGACACGATGTTCAAGATTCCGTGCATGGGATGGATGATGCAGATGGCCGGCGACATCAAGTTGGTGCGCGGCAATCGTGATTCCGCCGCCGACGCCATCCTGCAGTGTCGCGATCGCCTCGCCAAGAAGGTCTCGGTCATGATCTTCCCTGAAGGCACGCGCTCGCGTACGTGGGAGATGTTGCCATTCAAGGACGGAGCCTTCCGCCTGGCAATCGAATCCGGCGCGCCGATTCTCCCGATAGCCGTTTCCGGCACGCGCCATGCCATGGCGAAGGGCACGTTTCGGTTTTTGCCGGCGCGCGCGATCGCCCAACTGCTCGATCCGATTTCCACCACGGGCATGACGCTCGCCGACATCGGCACGCTCAAGCAGCTCACTCGCGATCGCATCGAAGCCGGGCGCCGCGTGCTCGCCGCCGAGTTGGGCGTGCGGGTGGGCGACGACAGCACCGCCTCGACCACGGCCTGA
- a CDS encoding ABC transporter permease has product MNALYERVRRWTVWPMLWKEFLQLRRDRLTFAMMTALPAIQLLLFGYAIQTDVRRLPTVVLDESRTSESRALIQVLANTDNFTFVASVPDRASAKRWIERGAARVALVIPPEYQRNIRSGHTGVAQMLIDAADPQSSGAAISGAQLAAQARGASLLAAQYKIRPPVEIRMRPWYNPAQKSATFIVPGIVGILLTITMTLITSTAIVKERERGTLEQLIVTPISRTSLMLGKLVPFVLVGYVQMSVILALGVIFFDIPIMGSLVLLYSLALVFIVASLGVGLLISTVARSQVQAMQLSFFFMLPNILLSGYIFPRAAMPEPAQWVGAALPLTWFLDILRGVLLKGVGMRDLWTQLGVLSASALVLLVVSVRRFSKTLD; this is encoded by the coding sequence ATGAATGCGCTGTATGAGCGGGTGCGACGGTGGACGGTGTGGCCGATGCTGTGGAAGGAGTTCCTGCAGCTGCGTCGCGATCGACTCACCTTCGCCATGATGACAGCTCTGCCGGCCATTCAGCTGCTGCTGTTTGGCTACGCGATTCAGACGGACGTCCGACGGTTGCCTACGGTCGTGCTCGACGAATCGCGCACGAGTGAAAGTCGCGCGCTCATTCAGGTGCTGGCCAACACCGACAACTTCACGTTCGTGGCGTCGGTGCCCGATCGTGCCTCGGCCAAGCGATGGATCGAGCGCGGTGCGGCGCGTGTCGCCCTGGTGATTCCACCGGAGTATCAGCGCAACATCCGCAGTGGCCACACGGGCGTGGCGCAAATGCTGATCGATGCGGCCGATCCGCAGAGTTCAGGCGCCGCGATCTCCGGCGCGCAGCTGGCCGCGCAGGCGCGCGGCGCGTCGCTGCTGGCCGCGCAGTACAAGATCCGCCCGCCGGTGGAGATTCGTATGCGTCCGTGGTACAACCCGGCGCAGAAGAGCGCCACGTTCATCGTACCGGGTATCGTGGGCATTCTCCTCACGATCACGATGACGCTGATTACGAGTACGGCGATCGTGAAGGAACGGGAACGCGGGACGCTCGAGCAGCTCATCGTCACGCCGATCAGTCGCACCAGCCTCATGCTCGGCAAGCTCGTGCCCTTCGTGTTGGTGGGCTACGTGCAGATGTCGGTGATTCTCGCCCTTGGCGTGATCTTCTTCGACATTCCGATCATGGGCAGCCTCGTGTTGCTCTACTCACTGGCGCTGGTGTTCATCGTCGCCAGTCTCGGGGTGGGACTGCTCATCTCCACCGTCGCCCGCAGTCAGGTGCAGGCGATGCAGCTGAGCTTCTTCTTCATGCTGCCCAACATCCTGCTCTCGGGCTACATCTTTCCCCGCGCCGCCATGCCGGAGCCCGCGCAGTGGGTCGGTGCGGCGCTACCGCTCACGTGGTTCCTCGACATCCTGCGCGGCGTGCTGTTGAAAGGCGTGGGCATGCGCGACCTGTGGACACAACTTGGCGTGTTGTCGGCGTCGGCGCTGGTGCTGCTGGTGGTGTCGGTGCGGCGGTTTTCCAAGACGTTGGATTAG
- a CDS encoding TIGR01777 family oxidoreductase encodes MQEFRKQVQAPVPVEALFAWHERPGAFERLSPPWDRPKVLEHTGGIRDGAKVVLQVHAGPLPTTWTLEHRDYIANRQFRDVMRDGPFSVWEHTHGFAPIDAQASTLDDHIRYELPLGGLGSAVAGGYTQRTLERVFAYRHAVMLGDLARHAQFDDRPRLRIAITGASGFIGTQLAAFLSTGGHEVIRIGRSAPKPGSHDIQWNPERAQLDPRSLEGVDAVIHLAGASIASRWTAEHRVALKSSRVEGTSLLAHTLAQLSRKPRVLLSGSAIGIYGSRGDDVLDERSTLGDDYLADVGRAWEASTAPAEKAGIRVVHLRTGIVQGAAGGALGTQAPLFRYGAGGTLGPGTQWVSPIALDDEIGAIHFCLMRDDIRGPVNIVAPTAVTNAEFTKVLGDVMSRPTIAHAPAFALRLLLGEEMANLTVLASQRVEPRVLRDAGFVWRLPQLEQMLRFELGE; translated from the coding sequence ATGCAGGAATTTCGGAAGCAGGTGCAAGCCCCCGTGCCCGTCGAGGCGCTGTTCGCCTGGCATGAACGGCCAGGCGCCTTCGAGCGTCTGTCGCCGCCGTGGGATCGCCCCAAGGTGCTCGAGCACACCGGCGGTATCCGCGATGGTGCCAAGGTGGTGCTGCAGGTGCACGCCGGCCCCCTTCCCACGACATGGACGCTCGAGCATCGGGACTACATCGCGAACCGGCAGTTTCGCGATGTGATGCGCGATGGACCGTTCTCGGTGTGGGAGCATACCCACGGCTTTGCGCCGATCGATGCCCAGGCGAGCACGCTCGACGACCATATTCGCTATGAGCTGCCGCTCGGCGGTCTCGGCAGCGCGGTGGCCGGTGGCTACACACAACGCACGCTCGAGCGGGTGTTTGCCTATCGCCATGCGGTGATGCTGGGGGATCTGGCGCGACACGCGCAGTTCGACGACCGGCCACGCCTGCGCATCGCTATTACGGGCGCGAGCGGCTTCATCGGCACGCAACTCGCGGCGTTTCTGTCGACGGGCGGACACGAGGTGATCCGCATCGGACGCAGTGCGCCGAAGCCGGGCAGTCACGACATCCAGTGGAACCCCGAGCGCGCTCAGCTCGATCCGCGTTCACTCGAAGGCGTGGATGCGGTGATTCATCTGGCCGGTGCATCGATCGCATCGCGCTGGACTGCGGAGCATCGCGTAGCACTCAAGAGCAGTCGAGTGGAAGGCACGTCACTGTTGGCGCACACGCTCGCCCAGCTCTCACGCAAGCCGCGCGTTTTGCTCAGTGGCTCGGCGATCGGGATCTATGGCAGTCGCGGCGACGACGTGCTCGACGAGCGCAGCACGCTCGGCGACGACTATCTCGCCGATGTCGGTCGCGCCTGGGAGGCGAGCACCGCACCGGCGGAGAAGGCGGGTATTCGTGTCGTGCATCTGCGCACGGGCATCGTGCAAGGCGCTGCCGGCGGGGCACTCGGCACGCAAGCACCGCTGTTCCGCTACGGCGCCGGCGGTACGCTCGGACCCGGCACACAGTGGGTGAGCCCCATCGCGCTCGACGACGAGATCGGCGCGATCCACTTCTGCCTCATGCGCGATGATATTCGCGGCCCGGTCAACATTGTGGCGCCGACCGCGGTCACGAACGCCGAATTCACGAAAGTGCTAGGCGACGTGATGAGTCGCCCTACGATTGCGCATGCGCCGGCATTCGCGCTGCGTCTGTTGCTGGGAGAAGAGATGGCCAATCTCACCGTGCTCGCGAGTCAGCGTGTGGAGCCGCGCGTGCTGCGCGACGCGGGCTTTGTGTGGCGACTGCCGCAGCTTGAACAGATGCTGCGGTTTGAGTTGGGTGAGTAG
- a CDS encoding SufE family protein encodes MSHATPPTPTDPSSREEALPPSLARTLRQFRVLEREDKMQALLGWSKKLEALPERFASLDRTAFTVPECQTRVDIFPERQDDGTIHFFADVNARQSPTVAAVLAITFAAVNDQPPAVTLALPADFVRLLMQDIGLGARESGLSAMIARLKRFAAQSETTASA; translated from the coding sequence ATGTCCCACGCCACCCCGCCAACCCCGACAGATCCGTCTTCGCGAGAAGAAGCGCTACCGCCGTCCCTGGCCCGCACCCTCCGACAGTTCCGTGTCCTGGAGCGGGAAGACAAGATGCAGGCGCTGCTCGGATGGTCGAAAAAGCTCGAGGCACTGCCGGAACGGTTCGCGAGTCTCGACCGAACCGCGTTCACCGTGCCAGAATGCCAGACCCGGGTGGATATCTTTCCGGAACGGCAGGACGACGGCACGATCCACTTCTTCGCCGACGTCAACGCCCGGCAGTCTCCAACGGTGGCCGCGGTCCTCGCGATTACGTTCGCGGCCGTCAACGATCAGCCGCCGGCGGTCACGCTCGCACTTCCGGCCGATTTCGTGCGGCTCCTGATGCAGGACATCGGGCTTGGCGCGCGCGAATCCGGCCTGTCCGCCATGATTGCCCGTCTCAAGCGCTTCGCGGCACAGAGCGAGACGACGGCGTCGGCATAG
- a CDS encoding NAD-dependent epimerase/dehydratase family protein — protein sequence MTHTPSLVSGSAAHLVIGAGPLGRATARAIVAAGQDVTVISRRGAPADEDGVQVVACDVRDPAQLSAAMRSAAVVYQCAQPAYTRWREEFVPLQQAILAGARRVGARVILADNLYAYGDVDGTITETTRIQPTSTKGAVRARMADEALAMHASGALQVAIARGSDFYGPHVRGSVLGDRVWGPLVAGRAANATGDPDLVHTYTFVEDFARTLQLLGASTRGDGDVWHVPNAPTLSTRQLLQLAEPVLQRPIAVKGTSRRMMWLAGLFVPEARETVEMMYEFERPFVVSSDKFTSTFGLVATATVDAVAATVRWYQRQLPGTAQKR from the coding sequence ATGACACACACGCCTTCGCTGGTATCCGGTAGCGCCGCGCATCTCGTCATCGGCGCCGGGCCACTCGGTCGGGCCACTGCTCGTGCGATTGTGGCTGCCGGCCAGGACGTGACCGTGATCAGTCGACGTGGTGCACCGGCCGACGAGGATGGCGTGCAGGTCGTCGCGTGCGATGTGCGCGATCCGGCGCAACTTTCGGCGGCAATGCGCAGCGCAGCGGTCGTGTATCAGTGTGCGCAACCGGCCTACACGCGGTGGCGAGAAGAATTCGTACCGCTCCAGCAGGCCATTCTGGCCGGCGCACGTCGTGTCGGTGCGCGGGTGATTCTGGCCGACAATCTCTACGCCTATGGCGATGTCGACGGCACCATCACGGAGACCACCAGGATCCAGCCCACGTCGACGAAAGGTGCTGTACGCGCGCGGATGGCTGACGAGGCGCTCGCGATGCACGCGAGTGGTGCGCTTCAGGTGGCGATTGCGCGAGGGTCAGACTTTTATGGTCCACACGTACGAGGGTCCGTCCTTGGTGATCGAGTATGGGGACCACTGGTCGCCGGTCGAGCCGCGAATGCCACCGGCGATCCTGATTTGGTACACACGTACACGTTTGTTGAGGACTTCGCCCGCACACTGCAGTTGCTCGGCGCCAGCACACGCGGCGATGGGGACGTTTGGCATGTCCCGAACGCACCGACACTGTCAACGCGGCAGCTACTGCAACTCGCCGAGCCCGTGCTGCAACGTCCGATCGCAGTCAAGGGAACGAGTCGGCGGATGATGTGGCTGGCAGGACTCTTCGTGCCTGAGGCGCGTGAGACCGTCGAGATGATGTATGAGTTCGAACGACCGTTCGTGGTCTCCAGCGACAAGTTCACGAGTACGTTCGGGTTGGTCGCCACGGCCACCGTTGACGCCGTGGCTGCGACCGTCCGCTGGTATCAGCGCCAACTCCCGGGCACGGCGCAGAAGCGCTAG
- a CDS encoding NAD-dependent epimerase/dehydratase family protein, with product MTNGAPTTELELDALLSAPDDHTVAALSSLSGDVLILGAGGKMGPTVARMARRAIADQSRRVIAVSRFTDASTGTALQAQHVETIRADLADPAAVAALPDAPNVLWMAGQKFGSTGDPVGTWTQNVVASTIAAQRYAGSRIVCFSTGNVYGRQAVAAGGAREGDALLPDGEYAASCIGRERVFESIARRTHSPLLLYRLFYACDLRYGVVTDIAHKVLNGTPVSLDTAFVNVIWQGDANRLALRALTQAAAPADGASVALNVTGPVIAVRDIAERVGTIAGVAPVFAGTPSEDALIANIEQLNSRLPYTALPLDTLCDWAVRWIRAGGRLLNKPTKFEVRDGRY from the coding sequence ATGACGAACGGGGCGCCGACCACCGAGCTCGAGCTCGACGCCCTCTTGTCGGCGCCCGACGACCACACCGTCGCGGCGCTGTCGTCGCTCTCGGGTGATGTCCTCATTCTGGGCGCCGGCGGCAAGATGGGCCCCACCGTGGCCCGCATGGCCCGTCGCGCGATCGCCGACCAGTCGCGTCGCGTGATCGCCGTGTCGCGATTCACCGACGCGTCGACCGGCACCGCACTGCAAGCGCAGCACGTGGAGACGATCCGGGCCGACCTCGCCGATCCGGCCGCCGTGGCCGCGCTTCCCGATGCACCCAATGTGTTGTGGATGGCCGGACAGAAGTTCGGCTCCACCGGAGATCCGGTCGGCACGTGGACGCAGAATGTCGTGGCCTCGACGATCGCCGCGCAGCGCTATGCCGGCTCACGCATCGTGTGCTTTTCGACGGGCAATGTGTACGGACGACAGGCCGTGGCAGCGGGTGGCGCGCGCGAAGGAGATGCGCTGCTGCCCGACGGCGAGTATGCCGCCTCGTGCATCGGCCGCGAGCGCGTATTCGAATCGATCGCCCGTCGCACGCATTCGCCGTTGCTGCTCTATCGCTTGTTCTACGCCTGCGACTTGCGATACGGCGTGGTCACCGACATCGCCCACAAGGTGCTGAACGGCACTCCGGTGTCGCTCGACACCGCATTCGTGAACGTGATCTGGCAGGGCGATGCGAATCGGCTCGCCTTGCGTGCTCTCACGCAGGCCGCGGCGCCAGCCGATGGTGCATCGGTCGCGTTGAACGTGACCGGTCCGGTGATCGCCGTGCGCGACATCGCTGAACGCGTGGGGACGATCGCCGGGGTGGCGCCGGTATTCGCCGGCACGCCGAGTGAAGACGCATTGATCGCCAACATCGAGCAGCTGAATTCGCGCCTACCGTACACGGCGCTGCCGCTCGACACGCTGTGCGACTGGGCCGTGCGGTGGATCCGCGCCGGTGGTCGTTTACTGAACAAGCCGACGAAGTTCGAGGTGCGCGATGGTCGATACTGA
- a CDS encoding DNA-3-methyladenine glycosylase family protein yields the protein MRLTPRRLQEAVAALRASDPKMAAAIERVGPCTMIPRVDGSHFDHLARAIVFQQLSGGAASTIYGRFKERIGGGSEAPTPAQILASDEASLRACGLSTAKTRAIVDLAQHVEDARLPLDVIDTMDDEAVIDALVAVRGVGRWTAQMFLMFRLGRPDVLPVLDLGVRKGAQRIYRMRALPEADRLEKVARNWRPWASVASWYCWRVLDLEDAGGW from the coding sequence GTGCGTTTGACGCCGCGCCGCCTCCAGGAGGCGGTCGCGGCGCTGCGTGCCAGCGACCCGAAGATGGCCGCCGCGATCGAGCGTGTGGGTCCGTGCACGATGATTCCGCGCGTCGATGGCTCGCACTTCGATCATCTGGCACGGGCCATCGTCTTTCAGCAACTCTCGGGTGGTGCCGCGTCCACGATTTACGGTCGATTCAAGGAACGCATTGGTGGTGGCAGCGAGGCGCCCACGCCGGCGCAGATTCTGGCATCGGATGAGGCCTCGCTGCGCGCGTGCGGACTTTCCACGGCGAAGACGCGGGCGATCGTCGACCTCGCGCAGCACGTCGAAGATGCCCGCCTGCCGCTCGACGTCATCGACACGATGGACGACGAAGCCGTGATCGACGCCCTGGTTGCGGTGCGCGGGGTGGGCCGCTGGACGGCGCAGATGTTTCTGATGTTCCGGCTCGGCCGTCCCGATGTGCTCCCGGTGCTCGACCTTGGCGTGCGAAAGGGCGCACAGCGGATCTATCGCATGCGAGCGCTACCGGAGGCGGACCGCCTCGAGAAGGTGGCGCGGAACTGGCGTCCGTGGGCAAGCGTTGCCAGTTGGTACTGCTGGCGGGTCCTCGATCTCGAGGACGCCGGCGGCTGGTAG
- a CDS encoding ABC transporter ATP-binding protein translates to MSEPVNAVSSAVVRTRALRKAYGDLVAVAGLDLEIARGEVFGLLGPNGSGKTTTIRMLCGLVVPTSGTAEVAGLDVETNTEGVRRRIGYMSQRYGLYDELTVAENLRFYSSVYGLVGHDREQRLADHVESLGLGSRLQQRAGTLSGGWKQRLALACATAHHPDLVFLDEPTAGVDPAARRTFWETIYQLAREGTTILVTTHYMDEAERCQRLAFLSRGHLIGLGTPAEVVKQFNAETIEDVFVMLQQRDEADAAMAATGTKS, encoded by the coding sequence GTGAGCGAGCCGGTGAATGCCGTCAGCTCCGCGGTCGTGCGCACGAGGGCACTGCGCAAAGCCTACGGCGATCTGGTGGCGGTCGCCGGGCTCGATCTCGAGATCGCACGCGGCGAAGTATTCGGCCTGCTGGGTCCCAATGGCTCGGGCAAGACGACCACCATCCGCATGCTCTGCGGGCTCGTGGTGCCCACGAGTGGCACGGCAGAGGTGGCGGGGCTCGACGTGGAAACGAACACGGAAGGGGTGCGTCGCCGCATCGGCTACATGTCGCAGCGGTATGGGCTGTACGACGAGCTCACGGTGGCGGAGAATCTCCGTTTCTACTCGTCGGTGTACGGACTGGTGGGGCACGATCGCGAGCAACGACTGGCCGACCACGTGGAGTCGTTGGGGCTTGGCTCCCGACTACAGCAACGCGCCGGCACGCTCAGCGGCGGATGGAAGCAGCGGCTCGCGCTCGCCTGCGCCACGGCGCATCACCCCGATCTGGTGTTCCTCGACGAGCCCACGGCAGGGGTCGATCCCGCCGCCCGCCGCACCTTCTGGGAAACGATCTATCAACTGGCGCGCGAAGGCACGACGATCCTGGTGACCACGCACTACATGGACGAGGCCGAGCGCTGTCAGCGGCTCGCGTTTCTGTCACGAGGGCATCTGATCGGGCTCGGGACACCAGCTGAAGTGGTGAAGCAGTTCAATGCCGAGACGATCGAAGATGTGTTCGTGATGCTGCAGCAGCGCGATGAGGCCGATGCAGCGATGGCCGCGACGGGCACGAAGTCATGA
- a CDS encoding HlyD family secretion protein, whose product MIVRTFPLVALGPLLILGGCSRSSAPETAVGTLEMVEVDVGPLQPARALRVLVQEGDVVKAGDTLVLFTTPTLASSTAQAEARAVAAQEASRELASGARPAEISRAQAELRAAEADADRAAADLARLEPLAAKGDVSRASLDGVRAASRVAAGRRDAAREALRLIQDGARTERRKAAAAEARGAQAAADGWRATANDLVLIAPVAGVVSSRNVEPGEVLAAGQSAITVAQPSRPWARIYVSQFVLPTLHPGDSLSARLDGDTTLFRGRISAIATRAEFTPRVALTDQERADLLFGVKVEFADSTQRLRAGMPISVLLPRTSK is encoded by the coding sequence GTGATCGTGCGTACTTTCCCGCTCGTCGCACTCGGTCCGCTACTGATTCTTGGCGGGTGCTCGCGGTCGTCAGCCCCCGAAACGGCTGTCGGGACGCTGGAAATGGTCGAAGTCGACGTCGGCCCGCTGCAGCCGGCCCGTGCGCTCCGGGTGCTGGTGCAGGAAGGCGACGTGGTCAAGGCCGGCGATACGCTGGTGCTCTTCACGACGCCGACGCTGGCCAGCTCGACCGCGCAGGCCGAGGCCCGCGCCGTTGCCGCGCAGGAGGCGTCGCGCGAACTCGCGAGCGGGGCGCGCCCGGCGGAGATCAGCCGTGCACAGGCCGAACTGCGGGCCGCCGAGGCGGATGCCGATCGCGCAGCGGCCGATCTGGCGCGACTGGAGCCGCTCGCCGCAAAGGGCGATGTGAGTCGTGCCTCACTCGATGGCGTACGGGCCGCGTCGCGGGTGGCGGCCGGTCGCCGTGATGCCGCACGCGAGGCGCTCCGCCTGATTCAGGACGGCGCGCGCACTGAGCGGCGCAAAGCCGCGGCCGCCGAAGCGCGCGGGGCGCAGGCCGCGGCCGACGGATGGCGCGCCACCGCGAACGACCTGGTACTGATCGCGCCGGTGGCGGGGGTGGTGTCGAGCCGCAATGTCGAGCCGGGCGAGGTGCTGGCCGCTGGTCAGAGCGCGATCACGGTGGCCCAGCCGTCGCGCCCATGGGCACGCATCTACGTTTCGCAGTTCGTGCTGCCGACCCTGCATCCGGGCGATTCGCTATCGGCGCGCCTCGACGGTGACACCACGCTGTTCCGGGGACGTATTTCCGCGATCGCGACGCGGGCCGAGTTCACGCCGCGCGTGGCACTCACCGACCAGGAACGCGCTGATCTGCTGTTCGGTGTGAAGGTGGAGTTCGCCGACAGCACGCAGCGACTGCGTGCGGGCATGCCGATCTCGGTGCTGCTACCACGCACCAGCAAGTGA